In one Streptomyces sp. T12 genomic region, the following are encoded:
- a CDS encoding transglycosylase SLT domain-containing protein, with translation MSVVSTFRRISAPKKALAGAALAAATAGTLFAAAPAQAATTEAGSAQQIAKKMISDSAQYQCFSKIVDHESDWNINATNASSGAYGLVQALPGNKMASAGSDWKTNPATQIEWGLDYMKDRYGSPCGAWNFWQSNGWY, from the coding sequence GTGTCCGTGGTTTCCACCTTCCGTCGCATCTCCGCCCCGAAGAAGGCCCTCGCCGGTGCCGCCCTGGCCGCCGCCACCGCCGGCACCCTGTTCGCCGCCGCGCCCGCGCAGGCCGCGACGACCGAGGCCGGCTCGGCGCAGCAGATCGCGAAGAAGATGATCTCGGACTCGGCCCAGTACCAGTGCTTCTCCAAGATCGTCGACCACGAGAGCGACTGGAACATCAACGCCACGAACGCCTCCAGCGGCGCCTACGGCCTCGTCCAGGCCCTGCCCGGCAACAAGATGGCCTCCGCCGGCTCCGACTGGAAGACCAACCCGGCCACCCAGATCGAGTGGGGCCTGGACTACATGAAGGACCGCTACGGCAGCCCGTGCGGCGCCTGGAACTTCTGGCAGTCGAACGGCTGGTACTGA